From one Solanum stenotomum isolate F172 chromosome 12, ASM1918654v1, whole genome shotgun sequence genomic stretch:
- the LOC125848199 gene encoding protein trichome birefringence-like 38 — MVLWSQLVIKSVLLVCSIISLFLLTGRAELIVQNLSGHSWENKGVVSNSKCNLFQGRWAIDPSFPLYDSSTCPFIDPEFDCLKYGRPDKQYLKYAWKPDSCNLPRFNGKDFLQRWSGKKIMFIGDSLSLNMWNSLACMLHASVPNAKTTISRKETLSSVTFQDYGVTLFLYRTTYLVDIVREKIGRVLKLDAIQQGDAWKGMDMLIFNSWHWWTHKGNSQPWDYVQDGMKVSKDMDRLMAFYKGLTTWARWVDGNVDSSKTKVFFQGISPTHYMGQEWGASTKNCNSEQIPLAGSTYPAGTPASAIVVNKVLNRMKTPVHLLDITFLSQLRKDAHPSMYSGDHPGVDCSHWCLPGLPDTWNQLLYASLIIPSAQNSQQSSEHSNHWRSTPGLLNNWSQLVYAAAVLL; from the exons ATGGTTCTGTGGAGCCAATTGGTCATTAAATCAGTGCTTTTAGTTTGTAGCATTATTTCTCTCTTCTTACTTACTGGCAGAGCAGAGCTTATAGTACAAAATTTGAGTGGCCATAGCTGGGAAAACAAAGGGGTTGTAAGCAATAGCAAGTGCAACTTGTTTCAAGGTAGATGGGCAATTGACCCTTCTTTTCCTCTTTATGATTCCTCAACTTGCCCTTTCATTGACCCTGAATTTGATTGCCTCAAATATGGTCGCCCTGATAAGCAATACCTCAAATATGCTTGGAAACCTGATTCTTGTAACTTGCCCAG GTTTAATGGGAAGGATTTCTTGCAGAGATGGTCagggaaaaaaataatgtttattGGTGACTCGTTGAGTTTGAACATGTGGAATTCTCTAGCCTGTATGCTTCATGCGTCGGTGCCTAATGCCAAGACTACAATTTCTAGGAAGGAGACACTTTCTTCTGTCACTTTTCAG GATTATGGAGTTACTTTATTCCTTTATCGAACAACTTACCTTGTGGATATAGTAAGAGAGAAGATTGGAAGGGTATTGAAATTGGATGCCATTCAACAAGGTGATGCTTGGAAAGGAATGGATATGTTAATTTTCAATTCTTGGCATTGGTGGACTCACAAGGGCAACTCTCAACC atGGGATTATGTGCAAGATGGTATGAAAGTATCGAAAGATATGGACCGTTTAATGGCATTTTACAAAGGTCTAACTACTTGGGCAAGATGGGTTGATGGAAATGTTGACTCCTCTAAGACCAAAGTCTTCTTCCAGGGCATTTCTCCAACTCATTATAT GGGTCAGGAATGGGGGGCATCAACAAAGAATTGCAACTCAGAACAAATACCATTAGCAGGATCGACATATCCAGCAGGGACACCAGCATCAGCTATTGTAGTAAACAAAGTACTAAATAGGATGAAGACACCAGTTCATCTCCTCGATATCACGTTTCTATCCCAGTTAAGGAAAGATGCTCATCCATCAATGTACAGCGGTGATCACCCTGGTGTTGATTGCAGCCACTGGTGTCTCCCTGGACTACCTGATACATGGAACCAGCTTCTTTATGCATCACTAATTAT ACCTTCAGCTCAAAACAGCCAGCAATCAAGTGAACATAGCAATCATTGGCGCAGTACTCCTGGACTTCTTAACAATTGGAGCCAGCTTGTTTATGCAGCAGCAGTTCTTCTCTGA
- the LOC125848195 gene encoding protein CHUP1, chloroplastic produces MVAGKVKMAMGLQKSPANPKPSKQDSSPKPPSPSPSCPKQQTSKGAVFSRSFGVYFPRSSAQVQPRPPDVTELLRIVEELRERESRLKTELLEKKLLKESVAILPLLESEITQKDAEIGRKGRMIECLEVENERLREEVEMLHIELSKQNGRYDERIRAMEAEISELKKANEELSAHRFVDVTSGAHNKANLTKYLRKCVTQPSITVTSKPECEVKEEIVSALEMCERPRHSRSNSDELAEISVGIMSLRSRVPRVPKPPPRPSSALLPSSSSSSSLSSSSSSPSHSSLSDSAERALAEISNIPLPPPPPPLPAPAPPKMAAVPPPPPPPPPPGPSAASKTGPPPPPPPPPKGLKPLPAKVRRIPEVVEFYHSLMRRDCRRDSGAGVASAADAPSSAKDMIGEIENRSAHLLAIKTDVETQGDFIRFLIKEVEHAAFTDIVDVVPFVKWLDDELSYLVDERAVLKHFEWPEQKADALREAAFGYCDLKKLESEASSFRDNPRQPCGTALKKMQALFEKLEHGIYNLSRMRESATKRYKVFQIPIEWMLDTGFVTQIKLASVKLAMKYMKRVSAELEMVGGGPEEEELIIQGVRFAFRVHQFAGGFDVETMRAFQELRDKARSCHIQCQNQQHKYVCKSTPC; encoded by the exons ATGGTTGCTGGTAAAGTAAAAATGGCTATGGGTTTACAGAAATCACCTGCTAATCCAAAGCCATCGAAGCAAGATTCATCTCCTAAGCCTCCTTCTCCTTCACCAAGCTGCCCGAAACAGCAAACTTCCAAAGGTGCTGTGTTTTCTCGTTCTTTCGGGGTTTATTTTCCTCGTTCCTCTGCTCAAGTTCAGCCTCGTCCACCGGATGTTACGGAGCTCCTACGTATAGTTGAAGAGTTGCGTGAAAGAGAGTCACGTTTGAAAACAGAGCTGCTTGAGAAGAAACTGCTGAAAGAGTCAGTTGCTATACTTCCGTTGTTGGAGAGTGAGATCACTCAAAAAGATGCGGAAATCGGACGAAAAGGTCGGATGATTGAATGCTTGGAAGTGGAAAACGAGAGGCTTAGAGAAGAAGTAGAGATGTTACACATTGAGTTATCGAAGCAAAATGGGAGGTATGATGAGAGGATAAGAGCTATGGAAGCTGAAATTTCTGAACTGAAGAAAGCTAATGAAGAGTTATCTGCTCATAGATTTGTAGATGTGACAAGTGGTGCTCATAACAAAGCTAACCTCACCAAGTATTTGAGGAAATGCGTGACTCAACCTAGCATTACTGTAACTTCAAAACCAGAGTGTGAGGTGAAAGAGGAAATTGTTAGTGCATTGGAAATGTGTGAAAGGCCTAGGCATTCTCGGTCTAATTCAGATGAGCTAGCTGAAATATCCGTTGGGATTATGAGTTTGAGATCACGAGTTCCCCGAGTACCTAAACCACCACCGCGGCCATCGTCTGCACTATTGCCATCATCCTCATCATCCTCTTCtttatcatcttcttcatcttctccttcgCATAGTTCCTTATCAGATTCAGCTGAACGTGCATTAGCTGAAATTTCTAACATTCCACTTCCACCTCCCCCACCTCCGTTACCAGCACCAGCGCCGCCCAAAATGGCAGCAGTTCCTCCTCCACCGCCGCCGCCACCACCACCAGGACCTTCAGCTGCGTCCAAAACAGGCCCACCGCCACCTCCTCCGCCACCTCCAAAAGGTTTAAAGCCTTTGCCAGCAAAAGTCAGGCGGATACCTGAAGTAGTGGAGTTTTATCACTCTCTTATGCGGAGAGACTGCCGGAGAGATTCCGGTGCCGGAGTTGCCTCCGCTGCCGATGCTCCATCGTCGGCGAAGGATATGATCGGAGAAATTGAGAACCGGTCTGCGCATTTACTAGCT ATTAAAACAGATGTTGAGACACAAGGAGATTTTATTAGGTTTTTGATCAAAGAAGTAGAACATGCGGCATTCACAGACATTGTGGATGTTGTGCCTTTTGTTAAATGGCTTGATGACGAGCTCTCCTACTTG GTTGATGAAAGGGCTGTTCTGAAACACTTTGAATGGCCTGAACAAAAGGCCGATGCATTGAGAGAAGCTGCATTTGGATATTGTGACCTAAAGAAACTTGAATCTGAGGCATCATCCTTTCGTGATAATCCTAGACAACCATGTGGCACAGCTCTTAAGAAAATGCAGGCCTTATTTGAGAA ATTAGAGCATGGAATTTACAATCTGTCAAGAATGAGAGAATCAGCTACAAAAAGATATAAGGTCTTTCAAATCCCAATTGAGTGGATGCTGGATACTGGTTTTGTTACTCAG ATCAAGCTGGCATCAGTAAAATTAGCCATGAAGTACATGAAGAGGGTATCTGCAGAGTTAGAAATGGTTGGTGGTGGTCCTGAAGAAGAAGAGCTTATAATTCAAGGCGTTAGGTTCGCCTTTCGAGTACATCAG TTTGCGGGTGGTTTCGACGTGGAGACAATGAGGGCATTCCAAGAGCTGAGAGACAAAGCAAGATCATGCCATATACAATGTCAAAATCAGCAACACAAATATGTTTGCAAATCTACACCTTGCTAA